GTAGGCAACAGCCTttgaataaaatacatatttaatgcaTTTCCATTAAGAATGGGAAAAGCTGAGCTAGTGGATTTTAATGCTGACATAAGAGGTCTTATTAGAAAGTGAATTTGATGGTGAGAAATGGCAACGTGAATCTTGGAaggtttattgttatttttatacaAAGGACTTACTAAGGCTcatacagagaaaacaaaagaatttagTGTTGTTTTTGATCAttcttgagtgtgtgtgtgtgtgactgtatgACTGTGTATGTGTCCGCAGGTGGAATCACTTAGCATAGGTCTGCTGAGTTAAGAGGAAAAATGGTTCTGTAAAAATCAGCCCTATCTTGGACATTTGAAGGCACCTCCTGTATGGCTTGCATGTGACTTAGGCAGACTCATCttaaaagactctgtctcaatagtATTCACGTTTTATTTTTCAGGAGGCAGCACAGGCACTTCCCCaaccacctccagcactgggacACCATCCCCTTCGGCTTCTTCTCATCTTTTATCTCCATCCTGTTCTCCTCCAACTTTTCATCTGGCCCCCAACACTTTCAATGTGGGCTGCCGAGAAAGCCAGCTGTGTAATCTAAACCTCTCTGATTATCCACCATGTGCCCGAAGCAACATGGCTGCCTTGCAGAGCTACCCAGGGCTGAGTGACAGTGGCTACAACAGGCTTCAGAGTGGCACCACTTCAGCCACTCAGCCCTCTGAAACCTTCATGCCTCAGAGGACTCCATCTCTGATATCAGGAATACCAACTCCTCCATCGTTGCCTAGCAACAGCAAGATGGAAGCCTACGGTGGCCAGCTGGGGTCCTTTCCCACTTCCCAGTTTCAGTATGTCATGCAGGCAGGCAATGCTGCCTCCAGCTCCTCATCACCACACATGTTCGGGGGCAGCCACATGCAGCAGAGCTCCTACAATGCCTTCTCCCTTCACAACCCTTATAACCTGTATGGATACAATTTCCCCACTTCCCCTAGGCTAGCTGCAAGCCCAGAAAAACTGAGCGCCTCTCAAAGCACTTTACTCTGTTCTTCTCCTTCCAACGGGGCCTTTGGAGAGAGGCAGTACCTGCCGTCAGGGATGGAGCACAGCATGCACATGATTAGCCCTTCACCCAATAACCAACAGGCAACCAACACTTGTGATGGCCGGCAGTATGGGGCAGTTCCAGGCTCCTCCTCCCAGATGTCCGTGCACATGGTTTAAAGGACAGTCCAAACACCACGGAGCATTTGGCAATCAAGGCCCCAGAGTCTCCGTGGTCGGATCCTCCTCTTTGGGAGTCCAGTGTCTTTGGAAAACAGGAaccgtgttttttgttttttttttttttctggaggaaaACATATACCCAAGAACAAGAGATACCTTTAAGC
This portion of the Pongo abelii isolate AG06213 chromosome 1, NHGRI_mPonAbe1-v2.0_pri, whole genome shotgun sequence genome encodes:
- the TBX15 gene encoding T-box transcription factor TBX15 isoform X2 — protein: MSSMEEIQVELQCADLWKRFHDIGTEMIITKAGRRMFPAMRVKITGLDPHQQYYIAMDIVPVDNKRYRYVYHSSKWMVAGNADSPVPPRVYIHPDSLASGDTWMRQVVSFDKLKLTNNELDDQGHIILHSMHKYQPRVHVIRKDFSSELSPTKPVPVGDGVKTFNFPETVFTTVTAYQNQQITRLKIDRNPFAKGFRDSGRNRTGLEAIMETYAFWRPPVRTLTFEDFTTMQKQQGGSTGTSPTTSSTGTPSPSASSHLLSPSCSPPTFHLAPNTFNVGCRESQLCNLNLSDYPPCARSNMAALQSYPGLSDSGYNRLQSGTTSATQPSETFMPQRTPSLISGIPTPPSLPSNSKMEAYGGQLGSFPTSQFQYVMQAGNAASSSSSPHMFGGSHMQQSSYNAFSLHNPYNLYGYNFPTSPRLAASPEKLSASQSTLLCSSPSNGAFGERQYLPSGMEHSMHMISPSPNNQQATNTCDGRQYGAVPGSSSQMSVHMV